One window from the genome of Magnolia sinica isolate HGM2019 chromosome 4, MsV1, whole genome shotgun sequence encodes:
- the LOC131243423 gene encoding aldehyde oxidase GLOX1-like → MHMQLLSNDRVVIFDRTDFGRSNLSLPDGKCRNDPNDTAVKIDCSAHSAEYDVATNSIRPLMILTDTWCSSGTVAPDGRLIQTGGFNDGDRTVRIFTPCDNCDWEEKPTALGVRRWYATNQILPNGWAIIIGGRRQFNYEFYPKSNSMDRVFSLPFLQQTSDPEENNLYPFVHLNVDGNLFIFSNNWAILFNYRNNAIVRAYPKMPGSDPRCYPSSGSSVLLPLKNFKEAEVLVCGGAPIGAFNQANKGNFIKALNTCGRLKITDQSPQWTMETMPIARVMGDMVLLPNGYVLIINGASSGTAGWELGRDPATSPVIYKPDNRAGSRFEVQNPSKIPRLYHSTAILLRDGRVLIGGSNPHISYVFSGVQYPTELSLEAFSPPYMESSYSGFRPKIVTPTSQTKLNYGGNLVIQFQVSLPLNLKGVSVTMVAPSFSTHSYSMNQRLIVLGSGLLAKTVSGSAYEISVSAPNAAVIAPPGNYLLFVVHGGIPSEGIWVHIQ, encoded by the exons ATGCACATGCAGCTACTAAGCAATGATCGTGTGGTCATTTTCGATCGGACCGATTTCGGCCGTTCAAACCTCTCACTACCGGACGGCAAGTGCCGGAACGATCCCAACGACACCGCCGTCAAGATCGACTGCTCAGCACATTCAGCTGAGTATGACGTGGCCACGAATTCGATCCGACCGCTCATGATCTTAACTGACACGTGGTGCTCATCTGGCACAGTAGCACCCGATGGCCGCTTGATCCAGACTGGAGGATTCAATGATGGAGATCGAACGGTCAGGATCTTCACCCCATGTGATAATTGTGATTGGGAAGAGAAACCAACAGCATTAGGTGTACGGCGATGGTACGCAACAAATCAGATACTACCCAATGGGTGGGCCATCATAATCGGTGGCCGTCGACAATTCAATTACGAATTCTACCCAAAATCCAACAGTATGGATCGAGTTTTCTCTCTTCCATTTCTACAACAAACAAGCGATCCTGAAGAGAACAATCTCTACCCGTTCGTTCATCTCAACGTCGATGGGAATTTATTCATTTTCTCAAATAATTGGGCTATCTTATTCAACTACCGCAACAATGCCATTGTAAGAGCATACCCGAAAATGCCAGGTAGCGATCCTCGGTGCTACCCGAGCTCAGGCTCCTCGGTTCTGCTTCCATTGAAGAATTTCAAAGAGGCGGAAGTTCTAGTATGTGGCGGGGCCCCGATCGGGGCCTTCAATCAAGCGAATAAGGGCAATTTCATCAAAGCTTTAAATACTTGTGGGCGGTTGAAAATCACCGATCAATCTCCACAATGGACGATGGAGACTATGCCAATTGCAAGAGTAATGGGAGAC ATGGTCTTGCTTCCGAACGGATACGTTCTCATCATCAACGGCGCTTCTTCGGGGACCGCTGGATGGGAATTGGGCCGCGATCCGGCGACTAGTCCAGtcatatacaagccagataaTCGGGCTGGATCTCGATTTGAAGTGCAAAACCCATCAAAGATTCCTCGCCTTTATCATTCAACTGCTATTTTGCTGCGTGACGGACGGGTTTTGATTGGTGGAAGCAATCCTCATATCTCCTATGTGTTCTCAGGTGTTCAGTACCCCACTGAACTAAGCTTGGAAGCGTTCTCGCCGCCGTATATGGAGTCATCCTATTCTGGTTTCCGGCCTAAGATTGTAACACCCACTTCACAAACCAAGCTGAATTATGGTGGGAATCTAGTAATTCAGTTTCAGGTATCGCTGCCACTGAACCTGAAGGGAGTTTCAGTGACAATGGTGGCGCCGTCGTTCTCTACACATTCATACTCCATGAATCAAAGATTGATAGTGTTGGGGAGTGGTCTTTTGGCAAAGACGGTATCCGGTTCGGCATATGAAATCAGCGTATCGGCCCCGAATGCAGCTGTGATTGCACCACCTGGTAATTATTTACTGTTTGTTGTTCATGGTGGGATTCCAAGTGAGGGAATTTGGGTTCACATACAGTAA